A region from the Anderseniella sp. Alg231-50 genome encodes:
- a CDS encoding DUF2155 domain-containing protein — protein MILAGVLVVAPGPLRAQAIENPLAVFAGLDKITGRITTFEIPVNEVRRFGALNVYPRICNSRPPTEEPKTTSFVQVDENLLSGGTRRIFSGWMLAESPGLNAVEHPVYDVWLIGCHDPNRKSVDDEPGTIPPAQNEPPAEAEQQTSPQE, from the coding sequence ATGATTTTGGCAGGGGTTCTGGTTGTTGCACCAGGTCCCTTGCGCGCGCAGGCCATTGAAAACCCGCTGGCGGTTTTTGCCGGGCTCGACAAGATCACCGGCCGCATCACCACGTTTGAAATTCCCGTCAATGAAGTGCGCAGGTTCGGGGCGTTGAATGTGTATCCGCGCATCTGCAATTCCAGGCCGCCGACAGAGGAACCGAAAACGACCTCTTTTGTTCAGGTTGATGAAAACCTGCTGAGCGGCGGCACGCGCAGAATATTTTCGGGGTGGATGCTGGCCGAAAGCCCTGGCCTGAATGCAGTTGAGCACCCGGTCTATGATGTGTGGCTCATTGGGTGTCATGATCCGAATCGCAAAAGCGTTGACGATGAACCGGGCACCATTCCACCGGCCCAAAACGAGCCTCCCGCTGAAGCTGAGCAGCAAACATCGCCACAAGAATGA
- a CDS encoding methyltransferase domain-containing protein encodes MNFNTSSSKQTWSADAYSTHGRFVADLAGAVFEWLAPQAGEKILDLGCGDGALTHKLADIGADVLGVDMSDDLLAAARERGLKVMNRDGHKLDFPAEFDAVFSNAALHWMSQPELVIDGIWRALKPGGRFVAEFGGHGNVAAIVTAMRAVSARREGDESLAGPWFFPSADVYADMLADAGFDVRRVGLYPRPTPLKTGMKEWLKLFRKPFFEQFGTEADSVLDEVEQLLRPSLCDARGNWTADYVRIRVEAVKPL; translated from the coding sequence ATGAACTTCAACACATCATCATCAAAGCAAACCTGGTCTGCCGATGCCTATTCTACGCATGGCCGTTTTGTAGCCGATCTGGCCGGTGCCGTGTTTGAGTGGCTGGCTCCGCAGGCGGGCGAAAAGATTCTCGACCTTGGATGCGGAGACGGTGCCCTGACGCACAAGCTAGCCGATATTGGTGCCGATGTGCTTGGCGTCGACATGAGCGATGATCTGCTGGCGGCGGCGCGCGAGCGTGGCCTTAAGGTTATGAACCGTGATGGTCACAAGCTTGATTTTCCGGCAGAGTTTGACGCGGTATTCTCCAATGCGGCGCTGCACTGGATGAGCCAGCCGGAACTGGTCATTGACGGCATATGGCGTGCCCTGAAACCTGGTGGCCGGTTCGTTGCTGAATTTGGCGGGCATGGCAATGTGGCAGCTATTGTGACTGCGATGCGGGCTGTCAGCGCACGCAGGGAAGGCGACGAGAGCCTGGCGGGACCATGGTTTTTTCCGTCTGCGGATGTCTATGCCGATATGCTGGCAGACGCAGGGTTCGACGTGCGCAGGGTGGGGCTGTATCCGCGCCCGACACCTCTGAAGACCGGCATGAAGGAATGGCTCAAGCTTTTCCGCAAGCCGTTTTTCGAGCAGTTTGGAACCGAAGCGGACAGCGTCCTGGATGAGGTCGAGCAATTGCTGCGGCCGAGCCTGTGTGATGCTCGCGGTAATTGGACGGCTGACTATGTGCGTATTCGCGTGGAGGCAGTGAAGCCTTTATGA
- the mlaD gene encoding outer membrane lipid asymmetry maintenance protein MlaD encodes MKNSMAETAVGAFVVAIAVGFFGFMYFVGGLGGPANGYSVNASFGSVDGISVGTDVRMAGIKIGSVTAQKLDRESYRANLELAVDSTVKLPEDTTAKIASEGLLGGKFISLEPGGSDTLIASGGEIEFTQDAIDLFGLVSQFVLGSGKSDDKKSEGDSTQSSQ; translated from the coding sequence ATGAAGAATTCCATGGCGGAGACAGCTGTTGGCGCGTTCGTTGTTGCCATTGCGGTCGGATTTTTCGGTTTCATGTATTTCGTAGGCGGGCTCGGCGGGCCTGCAAACGGTTACAGCGTCAACGCATCGTTCGGATCTGTTGACGGAATTTCGGTTGGTACCGATGTGCGTATGGCCGGCATCAAGATCGGGTCGGTGACGGCGCAGAAACTTGATCGTGAAAGCTATCGGGCAAATCTTGAACTGGCGGTCGACTCCACTGTCAAATTGCCCGAGGACACCACTGCCAAGATCGCTTCCGAAGGTCTGCTTGGCGGAAAATTCATTTCGCTGGAGCCGGGCGGCAGTGACACCCTGATTGCCAGCGGCGGTGAGATAGAGTTCACCCAGGACGCCATTGACCTGTTCGGACTGGTCTCCCAGTTCGTGCTTGGCTCAGGCAAGTCGGACGACAAGAAATCGGAAGGCGACTCGACCCAGTCAAGCCAATGA
- a CDS encoding NADH:ubiquinone oxidoreductase subunit NDUFA12 — translation MKNLLLQLFTWWNGQTMGTRWFTARHGEKVGSDEFGNTYYRAPSKLPASIAERRWVIYANYAEASMIPPGWHGWMHHRTDTPPSEVEYAAREWQKPHHPNLTGSSKAYRPAGSLLGATPKQAAKPDYDAWQPE, via the coding sequence ATGAAAAACTTACTACTGCAGTTGTTTACCTGGTGGAACGGTCAGACCATGGGAACGCGCTGGTTCACGGCGCGCCACGGCGAGAAGGTCGGTTCCGACGAATTCGGCAACACCTATTACCGCGCCCCGTCCAAATTGCCGGCGTCGATTGCCGAGCGCCGCTGGGTCATCTATGCCAACTATGCGGAAGCGTCGATGATCCCGCCCGGCTGGCATGGCTGGATGCATCACCGCACCGATACGCCGCCAAGCGAGGTGGAGTATGCCGCGCGCGAATGGCAAAAACCGCATCATCCCAACCTGACCGGATCGTCCAAAGCTTACAGGCCCGCCGGCAGCCTGTTGGGTGCGACGCCGAAGCAGGCGGCAAAACCGGATTACGACGCATGGCAGCCTGAATAG
- a CDS encoding ATP-binding cassette domain-containing protein produces MTTSTNTVKLSIAGVNMSFDDAKVLHDISMDIPTGRKTVLIGPAASGKTVLMKCVAGIHAPNTGTIRLDGQLITGISQRDRNELLADTGVLFQQGGLFDSLMVWENISFRPINHDGMNRTEARELAIDKLARVNLPASTADLLPSELSGGMQKRVGIARVLASQPSLMLLDEPTAGLDPITTKAIYRLLDRSIEDSHATVFAITSDMDAARSEYDHMFMLHEGRIVWSGAVADIDASENPYVLQLVNGRADGPIKMRMKARA; encoded by the coding sequence ATGACCACCAGCACAAACACCGTGAAACTGTCCATTGCCGGTGTGAACATGTCATTTGACGATGCAAAAGTGCTGCATGACATCTCCATGGATATTCCGACCGGCCGCAAGACCGTGCTTATCGGGCCTGCCGCCTCAGGTAAAACCGTGTTGATGAAATGTGTCGCCGGTATTCATGCGCCGAACACGGGCACCATCAGGCTGGACGGTCAGCTGATTACGGGAATCAGTCAGCGGGACCGTAATGAACTGCTTGCCGATACCGGCGTGCTGTTTCAGCAAGGCGGCCTGTTCGACAGCCTCATGGTCTGGGAGAACATTTCGTTCCGGCCAATCAACCATGACGGCATGAACCGGACGGAGGCCCGCGAGCTTGCAATTGACAAGCTGGCCCGTGTGAACCTGCCGGCCAGTACCGCGGACCTGTTGCCGTCCGAATTGTCCGGCGGAATGCAAAAACGGGTCGGCATCGCACGCGTCCTGGCCAGCCAGCCTTCGCTGATGCTTCTTGATGAGCCCACCGCCGGCCTTGACCCGATCACCACCAAGGCGATTTACCGCCTGCTCGACCGCTCCATTGAAGACAGCCACGCCACCGTGTTCGCCATTACCAGTGACATGGATGCTGCCCGCAGCGAATACGATCACATGTTCATGCTGCATGAAGGCCGGATTGTGTGGAGCGGTGCTGTGGCCGACATCGACGCGTCGGAAAACCCATATGTCCTGCAGCTCGTCAACGGCCGGGCTGACGGACCGATCAAGATGCGCATGAAGGCGCGCGCCTGA
- a CDS encoding DM13 domain-containing protein, with the protein MFRSTALAVALLAFAASPSLAASGSFKGAKGHTTTGSVTVTEQGGKLVIKLGSNFSLDGAPDPYVSLGNGSRPVKGGTAGVLRRNKGSGTYSVRATKATKAAKEVVIWCRKYSVPLGVARLK; encoded by the coding sequence ATGTTCAGATCAACCGCACTGGCCGTCGCCCTGCTGGCATTTGCTGCCAGCCCTTCGCTGGCTGCAAGCGGCAGCTTCAAAGGCGCCAAGGGCCACACAACGACCGGATCGGTTACCGTGACCGAACAGGGCGGCAAGCTGGTCATCAAACTGGGCTCCAACTTCAGCCTAGATGGCGCGCCGGATCCTTATGTGTCACTGGGCAACGGTTCCCGCCCCGTCAAGGGCGGCACGGCAGGTGTGCTGCGCAGGAACAAAGGTTCCGGCACCTATTCGGTTCGGGCAACAAAGGCCACCAAAGCCGCCAAAGAAGTGGTTATCTGGTGCAGGAAGTACTCTGTGCCGCTCGGTGTTGCCAGATTGAAATAG
- a CDS encoding EamA family transporter, whose amino-acid sequence MSVPTGDFRLSGMSDTARAVLFLCAGIFIFSFQDVIVKQLSDRYPAHQIVFVRAIIALPLMFMIVHYESGLGTLATRHPIMHALRSFIGFGAFFFYYLALPTMPLTAVVAIWFTAPLFITALAVPILGERVGWRRWAGILFGFAGAMVIIQPGADTFQATAILPILAAFCYSISALLGRKMGITESGSVMAFYMMITFFYCGGAIGVLVANLDPPAATDSALKFLLLPWHMPAGTELLMIVVIGVISALGFWLLATAYRIGNAPTVAPFEYTSMLWATILSYLLWGEVPKSTTLVGALMIIASGVYVLRREAVVRDRPLAGKGMWRSRN is encoded by the coding sequence ATGAGCGTTCCAACCGGCGATTTCAGGCTGTCCGGCATGAGCGATACGGCTCGTGCGGTTTTGTTCTTGTGCGCCGGCATTTTCATCTTCTCGTTTCAGGACGTAATCGTCAAACAGCTGTCGGACCGCTATCCGGCACATCAGATCGTGTTTGTCCGCGCCATCATCGCCCTGCCCCTCATGTTCATGATCGTGCACTATGAATCAGGCCTGGGGACGCTGGCGACACGACATCCGATCATGCATGCGCTACGATCGTTCATCGGCTTCGGCGCATTTTTCTTCTATTATCTGGCACTTCCCACCATGCCCTTGACGGCGGTGGTGGCCATCTGGTTCACCGCGCCCCTGTTCATTACCGCGCTTGCCGTTCCCATCCTCGGGGAACGGGTTGGCTGGCGCAGATGGGCCGGAATCCTGTTCGGGTTTGCAGGTGCCATGGTGATTATTCAACCGGGCGCCGACACATTCCAGGCAACAGCCATCCTGCCGATCCTGGCGGCATTCTGCTATTCGATCTCGGCCCTGCTCGGCCGCAAGATGGGGATTACGGAATCAGGATCCGTAATGGCGTTCTACATGATGATCACCTTCTTCTACTGCGGCGGCGCGATCGGGGTGCTGGTCGCCAATCTTGACCCCCCGGCTGCAACCGACAGCGCACTGAAATTCCTGCTGCTGCCGTGGCACATGCCGGCAGGAACCGAACTGTTGATGATAGTGGTGATCGGGGTGATTTCAGCATTGGGGTTCTGGCTGCTGGCCACCGCCTACCGCATCGGCAATGCTCCGACCGTTGCGCCATTCGAGTACACATCAATGCTGTGGGCCACTATCCTGTCATACCTGTTGTGGGGCGAAGTGCCGAAATCGACCACCCTGGTCGGCGCCCTGATGATCATTGCGTCGGGTGTCTATGTGCTCCGGCGCGAGGCTGTGGTCAGAGACCGTCCGCTGGCGGGTAAAGGCATGTGGCGCTCGCGCAACTGA
- a CDS encoding LysR family transcriptional regulator, which yields MAVAPPRPKDIPLTALRAFEAAARLGGFAAASQELGVTPGAITAHIKSLEAELGAVLFERTPRGVQLNALGQAVLPGFTEAFDGLGLAVQTLRNEAAPSAVHIAALPSLAQLWLSPRLPALRAAAPDISISITAMEVPPNLKRTPYELSLFYGDDAKGTLARDVIFPVCSPALAEKLGSPADLAQVSCLSDSTWIDDWAIWFRTAGSDFTPRGPVFSLYTLAVEETVNGAGVLMGHEALVASHLASGELVAPFDLRVELNTSLRLWSQRPLKPGGAAYRVMRWLQQNR from the coding sequence ATGGCTGTTGCACCACCACGACCCAAAGACATTCCGCTGACTGCGCTCAGGGCCTTTGAAGCTGCTGCCCGGCTGGGCGGATTTGCGGCGGCATCGCAGGAACTGGGCGTGACACCGGGTGCCATCACCGCGCACATCAAGTCGCTGGAGGCAGAACTGGGCGCGGTGTTGTTTGAACGTACACCGCGAGGTGTCCAGCTGAACGCCCTGGGCCAGGCGGTGCTGCCGGGGTTCACCGAGGCGTTCGACGGGCTCGGGCTCGCGGTTCAGACCCTGCGCAACGAAGCGGCGCCAAGTGCTGTGCATATCGCCGCCTTGCCGTCGCTGGCGCAATTGTGGTTGTCGCCGCGCCTGCCGGCCTTGCGTGCCGCAGCACCGGATATATCAATCTCCATCACGGCAATGGAAGTTCCGCCCAACCTCAAGCGCACGCCTTACGAGCTGAGCCTGTTTTACGGCGATGACGCCAAGGGAACTCTGGCCCGGGATGTCATATTTCCGGTCTGCTCGCCGGCGTTGGCTGAAAAGCTTGGATCACCGGCCGACCTTGCGCAGGTTTCCTGCCTGTCTGACTCAACCTGGATCGACGACTGGGCAATCTGGTTTCGCACTGCCGGTTCGGATTTTACACCCCGTGGCCCGGTGTTTTCACTCTATACGCTGGCGGTTGAGGAGACGGTCAACGGTGCCGGTGTGCTGATGGGACACGAGGCGCTGGTCGCATCGCATCTGGCAAGCGGTGAACTGGTGGCGCCCTTTGATCTCAGGGTTGAGCTGAACACTTCGCTCAGGCTGTGGTCGCAAAGGCCTCTCAAGCCAGGCGGTGCGGCATACCGGGTTATGCGGTGGCTGCAGCAAAACCGGTAA
- the glyA gene encoding beta-eliminating lyase-related protein: MTSISPRPWVPTHCETVVQRIADETARASSAQIDTRLEQLVEDNKTIHERDCFNLNPATNVMNPRAEAMLSAGLGSRPSLGYPGDKYEMGLEAIEEIEVITAELCAEIFAAKYAEIRVASGAMANLYGFMALTRPGDAVIVPPASIGGHVTHHEAGCAGLYGLDIHRAPIRDDGYTIDVDELRELARKVRPRLITIGGSLNLSPHPVAEVRAIADEVDARVLFDAAHQCGIIAGQAWPNPLAQGAHMMTMSTYKSLGGPAGGLIVSNDAEIAERLDHIAFPGMTANFDAAKSAALAITMLDWREHGKAYGAAMVELAKTLASTLAAHDMPVHGEAFGYTQSHQFAIEAARFGGGQAASKKLRKAGFLACGIGLPGTEVAGDMNGLRIGTPELVRWGVTPDHAEKLAGLITRALGTNDPASLASEVTAFRQQFDQLQFVRN, encoded by the coding sequence ATGACATCCATCTCACCAAGACCCTGGGTTCCGACCCACTGCGAGACCGTGGTACAGCGCATCGCCGACGAGACGGCGCGGGCCTCCAGCGCGCAGATAGATACCCGGCTTGAGCAACTGGTTGAAGACAACAAGACCATCCATGAGCGTGATTGCTTCAATCTCAACCCGGCCACCAATGTCATGAACCCACGCGCCGAAGCCATGCTGTCGGCCGGCCTTGGATCACGTCCGTCGCTGGGATACCCGGGCGACAAGTATGAGATGGGGCTGGAAGCCATTGAAGAGATCGAAGTCATCACTGCTGAATTGTGTGCAGAAATTTTCGCGGCAAAGTATGCGGAAATCCGCGTGGCATCGGGTGCCATGGCCAACCTGTACGGCTTTATGGCACTGACCAGACCCGGCGATGCGGTGATCGTGCCGCCGGCATCAATCGGCGGTCATGTAACCCATCACGAGGCCGGATGTGCAGGCCTTTACGGCCTCGATATCCATCGTGCTCCGATCAGGGACGATGGTTACACCATCGATGTGGACGAGTTACGGGAACTTGCCCGCAAGGTTCGCCCCAGGCTGATCACAATCGGCGGCAGCCTCAACCTGTCGCCGCATCCCGTGGCTGAGGTGCGCGCGATCGCCGATGAGGTAGATGCCCGCGTGTTGTTCGATGCGGCACACCAATGCGGCATCATAGCGGGTCAGGCGTGGCCCAATCCCCTGGCGCAAGGTGCGCATATGATGACCATGAGCACCTATAAGAGCCTCGGCGGACCTGCCGGCGGGCTGATTGTCAGCAATGACGCCGAAATCGCGGAGCGGCTCGACCACATCGCATTTCCCGGCATGACTGCCAATTTCGACGCGGCAAAATCTGCAGCACTTGCCATCACCATGCTGGACTGGCGTGAGCATGGAAAAGCCTATGGCGCCGCCATGGTCGAGCTGGCAAAAACCCTGGCGTCAACGCTCGCCGCTCACGACATGCCGGTTCACGGCGAGGCATTCGGCTACACGCAGTCGCACCAGTTTGCCATCGAAGCCGCCCGCTTTGGCGGTGGCCAGGCTGCATCGAAAAAGCTGCGCAAGGCAGGATTTCTGGCCTGCGGTATCGGCCTGCCGGGAACCGAAGTCGCCGGAGACATGAACGGCCTGCGCATCGGCACGCCGGAACTCGTGCGCTGGGGCGTGACGCCGGATCACGCAGAGAAACTGGCCGGGCTGATTACACGTGCGCTGGGCACAAACGATCCAGCGTCGCTGGCCAGCGAGGTGACGGCCTTCCGGCAGCAGTTCGACCAATTGCAATTTGTCAGGAACTGA
- a CDS encoding 1-deoxy-D-xylulose-5-phosphate synthase N-terminal domain-containing protein, with product MTETQTHLKTIEQRLLWLSHWMIHNANHIRPKADGIKVGGHQASSASMVSIMTALYFSALRPEDRVAVKPHASPIFHAIQYLMGNQTREKMENFRGYGGVQSYPSRTKDIDDVDFSTGSVGLGVAITSFASLVQDYITAKAWGQGVPLGRMVALVGDAELDEGNIYEALQEGWKNDLRNTWWVIDYNRQSLDGVVREGLWQQVEKIFDTFGWDVVRVKYGHLQRAAFEERGGDKLQAWIDACPNQLYSALTFMGGSVWRKRLMDDLGDQGDVTALIDARSDDQLAELMENLGGNCVATMAEAFAAVDHDRPVCFLAYTVKGWGTPIAGHKDNHGGLMNKTQMAAWQQHMGVAEGEEWDRFATVSDANALQAFLDQTAFFSKGVRRFSEPAIPVPDIEPSSEREISTQMGFGKVLDDLSKGDSVLAERIVTTSPDVTGTTNLGPWVNRRKLFARTEQADTFISEKIPSTAKWEFTPEGQHIELGIAEMNLFLLLGAAGLSHSLFGKRLLPVGTVYDPFVARGLDALNYACYQDARFMIVGTPSGVTLAPEGGAHQSVGSPLIGMSQDGLAAFEPAFVDELAVIMQWAFDYMQKDGEGDRDERTWLRDETGGSVYLRLSTNPIEQPGTRANDDFRQGTIDGAYWLREPGPNCEVVIAYQGCVAPQAIAAAARIAEVRRDVGVLAVTSADRLNAGWTAAQRDRRRGNARARSHIEALLSPLPGNCSIVTVIDGHPATLAWLGGVVGHRTIPLGVEHFGQTGSIADLYDHFGIDANAIVHAATGLTEGSSEIPALLFTDQ from the coding sequence ATGACCGAAACACAAACCCATCTGAAGACCATTGAGCAACGGCTTTTGTGGCTGTCGCACTGGATGATCCACAACGCCAACCACATCCGGCCCAAGGCTGACGGTATCAAGGTCGGCGGCCATCAGGCATCGTCCGCCTCGATGGTGTCGATCATGACCGCGCTGTATTTCTCCGCACTCAGGCCCGAGGACCGGGTGGCTGTGAAACCGCATGCCTCGCCGATCTTTCATGCCATTCAATATCTGATGGGTAACCAGACGCGTGAGAAGATGGAGAATTTTAGAGGGTACGGCGGGGTCCAGTCCTATCCGTCACGCACCAAGGATATCGACGATGTCGACTTTTCGACCGGGTCGGTGGGCCTTGGCGTCGCGATAACCTCATTTGCTTCGCTGGTGCAGGACTACATCACCGCCAAGGCCTGGGGGCAGGGAGTGCCGCTCGGCAGGATGGTGGCGCTGGTCGGGGACGCCGAACTGGACGAGGGCAACATTTATGAAGCCTTGCAGGAAGGCTGGAAGAACGACCTGCGCAACACCTGGTGGGTCATCGATTATAACCGCCAGTCGCTGGACGGCGTGGTGCGCGAAGGCCTCTGGCAACAGGTGGAAAAGATATTCGATACATTCGGCTGGGATGTGGTGCGCGTCAAATACGGCCATCTGCAGCGCGCTGCTTTCGAAGAACGCGGCGGCGACAAGCTGCAAGCCTGGATCGATGCCTGTCCGAACCAGCTTTATTCAGCCCTGACATTCATGGGCGGATCAGTCTGGCGCAAGCGCCTCATGGATGATCTTGGCGACCAGGGCGATGTGACGGCGCTGATCGATGCAAGGTCGGATGACCAACTGGCCGAACTGATGGAAAACCTCGGCGGCAATTGCGTGGCGACTATGGCCGAGGCATTCGCTGCCGTCGACCATGACCGGCCGGTCTGTTTCCTCGCCTATACCGTAAAGGGATGGGGCACCCCCATTGCCGGCCACAAGGACAATCATGGCGGGCTGATGAACAAGACCCAGATGGCGGCGTGGCAACAGCACATGGGCGTGGCCGAGGGCGAGGAATGGGACCGGTTCGCAACAGTCAGTGATGCCAATGCGCTGCAGGCATTTCTGGACCAGACGGCGTTCTTTTCCAAAGGCGTGCGCCGGTTCAGCGAGCCGGCAATACCGGTGCCGGATATCGAACCCTCCAGCGAACGTGAAATTTCTACCCAGATGGGTTTCGGCAAGGTGCTCGATGACCTGTCGAAGGGTGACAGTGTGCTGGCCGAGCGCATCGTCACCACGTCACCGGATGTCACCGGCACCACCAACCTGGGCCCCTGGGTCAACCGGCGCAAGCTGTTTGCCCGCACCGAACAGGCCGACACCTTCATCAGCGAGAAAATCCCGTCCACGGCGAAATGGGAGTTCACGCCGGAAGGCCAGCATATCGAGCTCGGCATTGCCGAAATGAACCTCTTCCTGCTGCTCGGCGCTGCCGGCCTGTCGCATTCCTTGTTCGGCAAGCGCCTGCTGCCGGTCGGCACTGTGTACGACCCGTTTGTCGCCCGCGGTCTCGATGCGCTGAACTATGCCTGCTATCAGGATGCCCGTTTCATGATCGTCGGCACCCCGTCCGGCGTCACGCTGGCGCCTGAAGGCGGGGCCCATCAGTCTGTCGGTTCACCACTGATCGGTATGAGCCAGGACGGGCTGGCGGCGTTCGAGCCTGCCTTCGTCGATGAACTGGCGGTCATCATGCAGTGGGCATTCGACTACATGCAGAAGGATGGCGAAGGCGACCGTGACGAACGAACCTGGCTGCGCGACGAAACCGGCGGCTCGGTGTATCTGCGCCTGAGCACCAATCCGATTGAACAGCCCGGTACCCGTGCCAATGACGACTTCCGGCAGGGCACCATTGACGGGGCTTACTGGCTGCGCGAGCCGGGTCCGAACTGCGAAGTGGTCATTGCCTATCAGGGCTGCGTTGCACCGCAGGCCATTGCGGCGGCGGCACGTATTGCCGAGGTCCGGCGCGACGTCGGCGTTCTGGCCGTTACGTCGGCAGATAGACTGAATGCCGGTTGGACAGCCGCGCAACGTGATCGCCGGCGCGGCAATGCCCGGGCGCGCAGTCACATCGAGGCATTGTTGTCGCCGCTGCCGGGCAACTGCTCGATTGTCACCGTCATTGACGGTCATCCGGCGACGCTTGCCTGGCTGGGCGGCGTGGTCGGGCACCGGACAATCCCGCTCGGCGTGGAGCACTTCGGCCAGACCGGCAGTATTGCCGATCTGTACGATCATTTCGGCATTGATGCCAACGCCATCGTGCACGCCGCGACCGGTCTGACAGAGGGAAGCTCGGAAATTCCGGCCCTGCTGTTCACCGACCAATGA
- a CDS encoding methionine gamma-lyase, with protein MKSSSRSFSTRAIHHGYEPADHEGALTPPVHLTSTFAFETAEAGGEMFSGDRQGHIYSRISNPTLDLLERRIADLEEAEAGLALASGMGAISSTLWTLVAPGDEIIVDKTLYGCTFSYLQHGLGKFGVVITHVDLTEPDNLVGAISDRTKVVYFETPANPNMRLVDIKRVSEIAHTQGAVVVVDNTYATPYLTRPVTLGADLVVHSATKYLGGHGDVVAGLVVGSAEMIAEIRMFGMKDMTGAVMAPFNAMLILRGIKTLELRMDRHCQSAMTVARMLDENPAVTKVCYPGLPGFDQHELACRQMSGFGGMIAFELEGGLDAGRTLMNRLEMIGRAVSLGDTETLIQHPASMTHSTYTAEERMVHGISDGLVRLSIGLEGVDDILADLEQALPGATNLKAA; from the coding sequence ATGAAATCATCATCCAGGAGCTTTTCAACGCGGGCAATTCACCATGGCTATGAACCGGCTGACCACGAAGGTGCCCTGACACCGCCAGTGCATCTCACGTCGACCTTCGCATTCGAAACCGCCGAAGCTGGCGGAGAAATGTTCAGCGGAGACAGGCAGGGTCACATCTACTCGCGCATATCAAACCCCACGCTTGACCTGCTGGAGCGGCGGATTGCCGACCTGGAAGAGGCCGAGGCAGGCCTGGCGCTGGCTTCCGGCATGGGAGCCATCTCGTCCACCTTGTGGACCCTGGTTGCCCCGGGCGATGAGATCATTGTCGACAAGACGCTGTATGGCTGCACATTCTCCTATCTGCAGCACGGGCTGGGTAAGTTCGGCGTCGTGATTACGCATGTGGATCTGACAGAGCCGGACAACCTGGTCGGCGCAATCAGCGACAGGACCAAGGTGGTGTACTTCGAGACCCCGGCCAATCCCAACATGCGGCTGGTTGATATTAAACGTGTATCGGAGATTGCGCACACGCAAGGCGCGGTGGTCGTGGTCGACAATACCTATGCCACACCGTACCTGACCCGTCCTGTCACGCTGGGCGCTGATCTGGTGGTGCATTCGGCCACAAAGTATCTCGGTGGACATGGCGACGTGGTTGCAGGACTTGTCGTTGGAAGTGCGGAGATGATCGCCGAAATCCGCATGTTCGGGATGAAGGACATGACCGGCGCCGTCATGGCGCCGTTCAATGCCATGTTGATACTGCGCGGCATCAAGACCCTGGAATTGCGCATGGACCGGCATTGCCAGAGTGCCATGACTGTTGCTCGCATGCTGGATGAAAATCCAGCCGTCACAAAGGTCTGCTATCCCGGCTTGCCCGGATTTGACCAGCATGAACTGGCCTGCCGGCAGATGTCCGGCTTTGGCGGCATGATTGCCTTTGAACTTGAAGGCGGCCTTGACGCCGGGCGCACCCTGATGAACCGCCTTGAGATGATCGGGCGCGCTGTGTCGCTGGGTGACACGGAAACCCTGATCCAGCACCCCGCCAGCATGACGCATTCCACCTATACAGCGGAAGAACGAATGGTGCATGGTATCAGCGATGGCCTTGTCCGCCTGTCGATCGGGCTTGAGGGTGTCGACGATATACTGGCAGATCTCGAGCAGGCCTTGCCGGGGGCCACCAATTTGAAAGCTGCATAG
- a CDS encoding Lrp/AsnC ligand binding domain-containing protein encodes MDPKDRQIIRALQRNGRMTNQDLAAEVNLSPSPCLRRLKNLEASGAIRGYSVSVDARAYGLPVNVFVRVSLERHTEDVVQHFESRVRAIDEVLECYVMTGVSDYLLRVVVADLDDYEKFVRKRLHPIGGIGSIDTSFAYGTVKKTDVFPAID; translated from the coding sequence ATGGACCCCAAAGACCGTCAGATCATACGCGCGCTGCAGCGCAATGGCCGCATGACCAACCAGGACCTGGCAGCCGAAGTGAATTTGTCTCCGTCGCCCTGCCTCAGAAGACTGAAGAACCTTGAGGCCAGCGGCGCCATTCGCGGCTACAGCGTGAGCGTGGACGCCAGGGCCTACGGCCTTCCGGTAAACGTGTTTGTACGTGTCAGCCTGGAAAGGCATACCGAAGATGTGGTGCAGCATTTCGAAAGCCGGGTCAGGGCCATCGATGAAGTATTGGAATGCTATGTGATGACCGGCGTTTCGGATTATCTTCTGCGCGTCGTGGTGGCAGACCTCGATGACTATGAGAAATTCGTCCGCAAACGGCTGCATCCCATTGGCGGCATTGGATCAATTGACACCAGCTTCGCCTACGGAACCGTCAAGAAAACCGATGTCTTTCCGGCAATTGACTGA